A single region of the Triticum dicoccoides isolate Atlit2015 ecotype Zavitan chromosome 2B, WEW_v2.0, whole genome shotgun sequence genome encodes:
- the LOC119363440 gene encoding uncharacterized protein LOC119363440, whose protein sequence is MGDAASNHPVLAQSSSDAGHAAGTGGFIALDVAALSSLAGDGPETTPAAPPASTPRTPRVVRSLSRKGSERKQADGDAATGTTGGGVGTGERPPLSPLLVHVAAADEMLNGHRLVNTPGGVGTPGGKSRRLGRRPAPWLDPRRVVFLFATLSSVGTLILLYFTLSMNKMDSAGSGTGADSNAR, encoded by the exons ATGGGGGACGCCGCCTCCAACCATCCC GTTCTTGCGCAGTCGAGCTCGGACGCCGGCCACGCCGCCGGGACCGGTGGGTTCATCGCCCTCGACGTGGCCGCCCTCTCGTCGCTCGCCGGCGATGGCCCGGAAACGACGCCGGCAGCGCCGCCGGCCTCGACCCCGAGGACACCT AGGGTGGTGAGGTCGCTCTCGCGGAAGGGGTCAGAAAGGAAGCAGGCCGACGGCGACGCCGCCACTGGCACCACAG GAGGCGGGGTAGGGACGGGCGAGAGGCCGCCGCTGTCCCCGCTCTTGGTCCACGTGGCGGCCGCCGACGAGATGCTGAACGGGCACCGGCTGGTGAACACGCCGGGGGGCGTCGGAACGCCGGGAGGGAAGTCCAGGCGGCTGGGGCGGCGTCCGGCGCCGTGGCTGGATCCCCGAAGGGTCGTCTTCCTCTTCGCCACGCT GTCCAGCGTGGGGACCTTGATCCTGCTCTACTTCACCCTTTCCATGAACAAGATGGACAGCGCCGGGAGCGGCACAGGAGCCGACAGCAATGCACGGTGA